In a single window of the Pseudobacteriovorax antillogorgiicola genome:
- a CDS encoding protein-disulfide reductase DsbD family protein, which translates to MLRKSMLLLTTALFLMVPSSSAFSQFTGDLGDQTVDLDLKPTDVILWSGVDARINQAGVIELGLRLETRQNFTIYADKLKVEGPEGTKIINKSLPDTRRQVDPVNGGMVDVFFGGDFIFQFSSLEPYQAATFPVQVTFLGCTERICLFPYTLNLELPVFKDETEVIAAVKTNDQITEGSWTATEGSVEEEFAQKLEQGALPLWLLLIVVFLGGLATNLTPCVFPMIPITIRLLGRQGETAKSSSILYALGIVVTYTAIGSIVAATGGLFGSLLANPVVNAAFGILFIGLGLSMLGFVNFAKLQTIGNQLGSGKSSRLNTFLMGTGAGLVAAPCTGPILGALLIYSAKLNDPRLSLGLFTLYSIGFALPYVFLGMAASKVTKLQVSPKIQVGVKVAFAGIMFALALYYLKTPAYQLLQPVQGYWQHVAIGSFIAFGVLSFLVAGVLRQENNKGLITLPTAFLGIALFGVAQILTGGNVTAKLDWLKTETAGYEMAAEKNLPVLVDGWADWCVACREMDATIFQDQEVISELQKNWVLIKLDLTEINDENEALVEKYNMPGLPTLVLVPSNGDLSKSVRIAGAVSKERLLKELRQFSRN; encoded by the coding sequence ATGCTGCGAAAATCAATGCTTTTATTGACAACAGCCCTGTTTCTAATGGTCCCGTCTTCGTCCGCTTTTTCCCAATTCACTGGAGATCTTGGGGATCAAACAGTGGATCTCGACCTAAAGCCAACGGATGTCATCCTCTGGTCAGGGGTCGACGCACGGATCAACCAGGCTGGCGTCATTGAGCTAGGCCTTAGGCTCGAAACTCGCCAAAATTTCACGATTTATGCCGATAAACTCAAGGTAGAAGGTCCTGAAGGGACTAAAATCATAAACAAAAGCTTGCCTGACACCCGACGTCAGGTAGACCCTGTGAACGGCGGCATGGTGGATGTCTTTTTTGGTGGGGATTTTATCTTTCAATTTTCGAGCCTTGAGCCCTATCAGGCAGCTACATTTCCGGTTCAAGTGACCTTCCTTGGCTGTACTGAGCGCATCTGCCTGTTTCCTTATACGCTGAACTTAGAGTTACCTGTCTTTAAGGATGAAACCGAAGTCATCGCCGCTGTGAAGACCAACGATCAGATCACAGAGGGTTCTTGGACTGCCACAGAGGGTAGCGTAGAAGAAGAGTTTGCTCAAAAACTGGAGCAAGGAGCGCTGCCTTTATGGCTACTCCTGATTGTCGTGTTTTTGGGTGGGCTCGCCACCAACTTAACCCCATGTGTGTTTCCGATGATACCAATAACTATTCGGCTTCTAGGCCGCCAAGGAGAGACAGCTAAGTCTAGTTCAATCCTATACGCTCTTGGCATCGTCGTAACTTATACTGCGATAGGAAGCATCGTGGCGGCCACGGGTGGCCTGTTCGGTTCTCTACTTGCGAATCCAGTGGTCAATGCCGCCTTCGGTATCTTGTTCATCGGCCTCGGGCTAAGCATGCTTGGTTTCGTAAATTTTGCCAAATTGCAAACAATAGGTAACCAGCTAGGAAGTGGAAAATCTTCACGGCTGAACACCTTCCTGATGGGAACAGGTGCCGGGCTAGTGGCAGCACCTTGTACGGGCCCAATTCTAGGCGCTCTTCTGATCTACTCCGCCAAGCTCAACGACCCTCGGCTATCTCTGGGACTGTTTACACTGTATAGTATCGGCTTTGCTTTGCCATATGTATTCCTGGGTATGGCAGCTTCCAAGGTTACTAAACTCCAGGTTTCTCCGAAAATTCAAGTCGGTGTAAAGGTCGCTTTTGCAGGTATCATGTTTGCCTTGGCCCTATACTACCTGAAAACCCCTGCTTACCAGCTCTTGCAACCGGTTCAAGGATACTGGCAGCACGTTGCGATCGGCTCATTTATCGCATTTGGTGTTCTATCCTTCTTAGTGGCGGGCGTGTTGCGCCAGGAAAACAATAAAGGACTGATCACTCTGCCCACGGCCTTTTTAGGTATCGCCCTATTTGGAGTGGCGCAAATTCTCACCGGCGGCAACGTTACAGCAAAGCTAGACTGGTTAAAAACTGAGACTGCAGGCTACGAAATGGCGGCGGAAAAGAATTTGCCAGTACTCGTTGATGGTTGGGCCGATTGGTGTGTAGCCTGTCGCGAGATGGATGCCACGATTTTCCAGGACCAAGAGGTTATTTCTGAGCTGCAAAAAAACTGGGTATTGATTAAGCTGGATCTAACAGAAATCAACGATGAGAACGAAGCTCTGGTGGAAAAGTATAATATGCCAGGCTTACCGACATTAGTCCTTGTGCCCAGTAACGGCGACCTTTCCAAGTCAGTGAGAATCGCCGGGGCCGTGAGCAAGGAAAGACTTTTAAAGGAGCTTCGTCAATTCTCTAGGAATTAA
- the rplX gene encoding 50S ribosomal protein L24 gives MAEQTKYQVKCKLVKGDEVVVLTGKSKGETGKIDRVSRKSGKVYVGGVNLAKRHTRPGTTSEEGGILDKAMPLDISNVALVDPKTKKPTRVGYKLQDGKKVRFAKASGTVLS, from the coding sequence ATGGCAGAACAAACCAAGTATCAAGTAAAGTGTAAACTGGTAAAAGGCGACGAAGTCGTTGTTCTTACAGGTAAGTCTAAAGGCGAAACTGGTAAGATCGATCGCGTTAGCCGCAAGTCAGGTAAAGTCTACGTTGGCGGCGTAAACCTAGCTAAGAGACACACTCGTCCTGGTACAACCAGCGAAGAAGGTGGAATCCTAGACAAGGCCATGCCTCTTGATATTAGCAACGTAGCCCTTGTAGATCCTAAAACGAAGAAGCCGACTCGCGTTGGTTACAAGTTGCAGGACGGCAAAAAGGTACGCTTTGCAAAGGCTTCTGGAACAGTCCTAAGCTAA
- a CDS encoding cytochrome-c peroxidase, translating into MKAKQMFNPYLAATLAILTYIYWPDTAGFWQSPERQQLSQQDLVRQARSLRIAPPEINDRQRQLAQLGQRLFFDHRFSADGSVSCSSCHKPELDFTDGLKTAAGMGTTDRNTPTLINAYLLEWFFWDGRAHSLETQAKGPIEARLEHGSNRGQVAQTIALHYKESYEALFDPISVELEHLLKSPRFHASPNPKAKTNMSQRLASYGVATLSDFSLQTEFIQAAADQKMSPYAWFSQTMLHSESPPSDWIAAYQGLSPNLQKELDQIFLNFARAVAAYQRTIYAVNSPFDQFLAKLGDQKQAPQGFHSSFGEEQWQGFKVFAESGCINCHNGPLLSDQQFHNIGLPSHAKLDIGRARGLLLAQTSPVPCEAIEPQDREACMELRYADLENFEVMGAFKTPTLRNLAKTKPYMHDGRFDSIDQVLDHYEDHDQEPAIGHRSESIPRFQWSDEERQQLKLFLESLQSEWNILQVSRQETNKKSAG; encoded by the coding sequence ATGAAAGCAAAGCAAATGTTCAACCCGTACCTAGCTGCGACGCTAGCGATCCTGACTTATATTTATTGGCCAGATACGGCTGGATTTTGGCAGAGTCCAGAGCGCCAGCAACTCAGTCAACAAGATCTTGTGCGCCAGGCTCGATCACTCCGCATTGCTCCACCCGAGATCAATGATCGGCAGCGTCAACTAGCGCAACTTGGACAACGACTCTTTTTCGATCACCGCTTTTCAGCCGATGGCTCGGTGTCTTGCAGTTCTTGCCATAAGCCGGAGCTAGACTTTACCGATGGTCTAAAGACCGCTGCAGGCATGGGTACAACCGACCGCAATACGCCAACACTTATCAATGCCTATCTTTTAGAATGGTTTTTTTGGGATGGCAGAGCGCACTCATTGGAAACCCAAGCCAAGGGCCCTATCGAAGCAAGGCTTGAGCATGGCAGCAACCGTGGCCAAGTTGCCCAGACTATCGCTCTTCATTATAAAGAATCTTATGAAGCTCTCTTCGATCCTATTTCAGTGGAGCTGGAACACCTACTTAAGTCGCCACGATTCCATGCTTCACCAAACCCTAAGGCTAAGACAAACATGAGCCAGCGCCTGGCAAGCTATGGAGTGGCCACACTTTCCGATTTTTCGTTACAAACTGAGTTCATTCAAGCGGCGGCTGATCAAAAGATGTCACCCTACGCTTGGTTTTCCCAAACTATGCTCCACTCAGAAAGTCCGCCTTCAGATTGGATTGCTGCTTATCAGGGCCTTAGCCCAAACCTTCAGAAAGAGCTGGACCAGATATTCTTAAATTTCGCTCGCGCCGTTGCAGCCTATCAAAGAACAATTTATGCGGTGAATAGCCCCTTCGATCAATTTTTGGCAAAGCTTGGGGACCAAAAGCAAGCACCCCAAGGTTTTCACTCATCATTTGGAGAAGAGCAGTGGCAAGGGTTCAAAGTTTTCGCCGAGAGTGGCTGTATCAATTGCCACAACGGCCCCCTCTTGAGCGACCAACAGTTTCACAATATAGGCTTACCAAGCCACGCTAAACTTGACATTGGTCGGGCTAGAGGCCTGCTTCTTGCCCAAACATCCCCTGTTCCCTGCGAGGCCATCGAGCCACAAGACCGGGAGGCATGTATGGAACTTAGGTATGCCGATCTAGAAAACTTTGAAGTCATGGGGGCCTTCAAGACACCAACCCTTCGCAATTTAGCAAAAACCAAGCCCTATATGCATGATGGTCGGTTTGACAGTATTGATCAAGTTCTTGATCACTATGAAGATCACGATCAAGAGCCAGCGATTGGCCATCGCTCGGAATCGATCCCTCGTTTCCAGTGGAGTGATGAAGAGAGACAACAGCTCAAGCTGTTCCTCGAATCCCTACAGTCTGAATGGAACATCCTTCAGGTGAGTCGCCAAGAAACCAACAAAAAAAGCGCGGGCTAA
- the coxB gene encoding cytochrome c oxidase subunit II, which produces MRWLKILLTFSFLFSLTSCFEKLPMTTVHSVTEWGAQINELYLLTTVIVTFVFFAVAIPFCYAIWKFREKEGDTRIPEQIHGNHKLEVLWTLIPIVLLIFIFIPTVQLILSRFEEPPKDTLKIQAIAHQWWWEFKYPDLGITTANEMYVPEGKHVTIELTSADVIHSFWIPRWGGKVDNLPGETNYITYTTPAVEDAENGDYYQGHCVELCGLSHARMRYQAVVLPQERFDAWTKVAQTPPTVTTALEKKGQELFMSKTCFTCHAIEGTTAQGRVGPDLTNFGSRRMLAAGTLPNDKEGMYEWLRDSVDSKPPYQNVKPGSLMIFGEGFELTDEDIEALTAYLQNSTAKTY; this is translated from the coding sequence ATGAGATGGTTAAAGATTCTGTTAACCTTCAGCTTTCTCTTCAGTTTAACCTCGTGCTTTGAAAAGCTTCCCATGACTACCGTGCATAGTGTGACGGAGTGGGGCGCACAGATTAACGAACTTTACCTCCTCACGACAGTCATCGTGACTTTTGTCTTTTTCGCGGTGGCAATTCCCTTCTGCTACGCAATTTGGAAATTTAGGGAAAAAGAAGGAGACACGAGGATTCCGGAGCAGATTCATGGTAATCATAAGCTAGAAGTCTTGTGGACATTGATTCCGATCGTACTCCTAATCTTTATCTTTATTCCGACCGTGCAATTGATCCTTTCGCGCTTTGAAGAGCCACCTAAGGATACCTTGAAGATTCAAGCCATTGCTCACCAGTGGTGGTGGGAATTCAAGTATCCCGATCTTGGGATTACAACCGCGAACGAGATGTATGTTCCAGAAGGAAAACACGTCACAATCGAGCTAACATCAGCTGACGTCATCCACAGTTTCTGGATTCCTCGCTGGGGTGGAAAAGTTGATAACCTACCCGGTGAAACCAACTACATCACGTACACAACTCCTGCTGTAGAAGATGCTGAGAATGGCGATTACTATCAAGGCCATTGCGTTGAGCTTTGCGGTCTGTCTCATGCTCGCATGCGCTACCAAGCTGTGGTCCTGCCTCAAGAAAGGTTCGATGCCTGGACTAAAGTTGCTCAGACCCCACCGACAGTCACAACGGCGCTTGAGAAAAAAGGCCAGGAACTGTTCATGTCAAAAACTTGCTTCACTTGTCATGCGATCGAAGGCACAACAGCACAGGGTAGAGTCGGTCCTGACCTTACCAACTTCGGTAGCCGTCGCATGCTAGCTGCGGGAACTTTGCCCAATGACAAGGAAGGCATGTACGAGTGGTTGCGTGATTCTGTTGATAGCAAGCCTCCATATCAAAACGTCAAGCCAGGTAGTTTGATGATTTTTGGTGAGGGCTTCGAGCTCACAGATGAAGATATTGAAGCTCTGACAGCGTATCTGCAGAACTCAACCGCAAAGACTTATTAA
- the ctaD gene encoding cytochrome c oxidase subunit I, whose translation MSSSSSPKTGLWSWITTVDHKRIGIMYALAAFFFLIFGGVEALLMRTQLLVPNNDFITARTFNSMVTMHGTTMIFLFVMPLSAAFFNYLTPIMIGARDVAFPRLNALSFWIFLFGGFLLNFGFLVDQAPRGGWFGYANLTSLQYTPDKSADFWAMGLQVVGLASLIASVNFFVTILNMRCKGMTLLKMPMFIWTTLVTQVLLMLSLPVITVALLMVTFDRQFGTGFFNPADGGQVILWQHLFWVFGHPEVYILILPAMGIVSEILATFSKKPLFGYSVMVYSSCAIGFLGFAVWAHHMFTTGMGPWATTFFTAATMLIAVPTGVKIFNWISTVWGGRISFTTANLFGLSFVAMFTLGGLSGIMHSSAPIDSQHQDTYFVVAHFHYVLYGGAVMALFGGIYYWFPKVTGRYMNEGIGKIQFWLYMIGFNMTFFPMHFLGVQGMPRRNYTYAADQGWDLWNFIVSMGAYLTAVGAILFVINIIWSLRKGAKAPGDCWDGRTLEWTIPSPPHEYNFGIEPTVQRLDDYWFRKYSDDGKKKTLPAEPSYDPKAIHLPNPSFWPIVLAAGITTGAAGFFVSGIGLAISLFGLAVIVVSTYGWIYEEA comes from the coding sequence ATGAGTAGTTCAAGCTCTCCCAAAACAGGACTGTGGAGCTGGATAACCACAGTCGACCATAAACGAATCGGCATCATGTATGCCTTGGCTGCCTTCTTCTTTCTAATTTTCGGTGGTGTGGAAGCACTGCTCATGAGAACGCAGCTTCTCGTACCGAATAACGATTTTATCACAGCACGTACCTTTAACAGTATGGTGACGATGCATGGTACGACCATGATCTTCTTGTTCGTCATGCCTCTAAGTGCCGCCTTTTTTAACTATCTCACACCGATCATGATCGGTGCTCGCGACGTTGCTTTCCCTCGCTTGAACGCCCTAAGTTTTTGGATCTTCCTCTTTGGTGGATTCCTTCTGAACTTTGGCTTCCTTGTGGACCAAGCGCCTCGCGGCGGATGGTTTGGCTACGCAAACCTTACCTCTCTTCAGTACACCCCAGACAAGTCTGCCGACTTTTGGGCCATGGGCTTGCAGGTGGTTGGTTTAGCGTCCCTGATCGCGTCCGTTAACTTCTTTGTAACCATCCTTAACATGCGCTGTAAGGGCATGACCCTTCTCAAAATGCCGATGTTCATTTGGACGACTTTGGTGACTCAGGTACTTTTGATGCTTTCACTGCCAGTGATTACCGTCGCCCTTCTCATGGTGACTTTCGATCGACAGTTTGGTACTGGTTTCTTCAATCCAGCAGATGGTGGTCAGGTTATCTTGTGGCAGCATCTCTTCTGGGTTTTCGGTCACCCTGAAGTTTACATCCTAATCCTGCCAGCCATGGGTATCGTATCAGAGATCCTGGCAACGTTTTCGAAGAAGCCCCTATTCGGCTACTCCGTTATGGTTTATTCCAGCTGTGCTATTGGTTTCCTAGGCTTTGCTGTTTGGGCTCATCACATGTTCACCACAGGTATGGGGCCTTGGGCGACGACATTCTTCACCGCGGCAACCATGCTTATCGCGGTGCCTACCGGGGTTAAGATTTTTAACTGGATCTCAACGGTTTGGGGTGGTCGCATCAGCTTCACAACAGCCAACCTCTTCGGCCTCAGCTTTGTAGCTATGTTCACCCTGGGTGGTCTGTCTGGAATCATGCACTCTTCTGCGCCTATTGACTCTCAGCATCAAGACACTTACTTCGTGGTCGCTCACTTTCACTATGTTCTTTACGGCGGTGCCGTGATGGCTCTCTTCGGTGGTATTTACTACTGGTTCCCCAAAGTCACGGGTCGATACATGAACGAAGGTATCGGTAAGATTCAGTTCTGGCTTTACATGATCGGCTTCAATATGACGTTCTTCCCGATGCACTTTCTTGGTGTTCAAGGGATGCCTCGTCGAAACTATACCTATGCTGCTGACCAAGGCTGGGATCTTTGGAACTTCATCGTGTCCATGGGTGCTTATCTCACCGCAGTGGGTGCTATCTTGTTCGTGATTAATATCATTTGGTCTCTTCGTAAGGGCGCGAAAGCTCCTGGGGATTGCTGGGATGGTCGAACGCTGGAGTGGACGATTCCTTCACCACCACACGAGTATAACTTCGGTATCGAGCCGACGGTTCAACGTCTGGATGACTACTGGTTCCGCAAGTACTCAGATGATGGCAAGAAGAAAACTCTTCCAGCAGAGCCAAGCTACGATCCGAAGGCGATTCACCTACCGAATCCCTCATTTTGGCCCATTGTTTTGGCAGCAGGTATCACCACAGGAGCTGCAGGCTTCTTTGTAAGTGGAATCGGTCTGGCGATTAGTTTATTTGGTCTCGCAGTCATTGTCGTAAGTACTTACGGCTGGATCTACGAAGAAGCGTAA
- a CDS encoding cytochrome c oxidase subunit 3 — MSAHIETNTGVDNRKFAMWTLIASECFLFGTLIVNYFINRERGLAGPTGPEIFDINLTTLSTFDLLMSSVAMVLALHHCRARNLKWMQFWLFIVALGGAIFLGFQYYEFDHFVNAGLKLDTSVFGSAFYMLTGCHGLHVAVGVLWITSILITSLKRGESWFDSDTIEVAGLYWHFVDVVWIIIFTVVYLFVYV, encoded by the coding sequence GTGAGCGCGCATATAGAAACCAATACAGGTGTCGACAATCGTAAGTTTGCGATGTGGACATTGATTGCTTCCGAATGCTTCCTATTCGGAACATTGATTGTTAATTACTTTATCAACCGTGAGCGAGGGCTTGCCGGCCCCACGGGCCCAGAGATCTTTGATATCAACCTAACAACTTTGAGTACCTTCGATCTTTTGATGAGTTCGGTGGCTATGGTTCTAGCTCTTCATCACTGCCGGGCTAGGAACTTAAAGTGGATGCAGTTTTGGTTATTTATCGTTGCTTTGGGTGGCGCAATTTTCTTGGGCTTCCAGTACTACGAGTTTGATCATTTTGTCAATGCTGGCCTGAAGCTTGATACGAGTGTTTTTGGTTCGGCCTTTTACATGTTGACTGGCTGTCATGGATTGCACGTGGCTGTGGGAGTCCTGTGGATAACCTCTATCTTGATCACCTCTCTGAAGCGTGGCGAGTCGTGGTTTGATAGCGATACCATCGAGGTGGCAGGCCTTTACTGGCACTTTGTCGATGTCGTCTGGATCATCATTTTTACAGTCGTCTACCTATTTGTGTACGTATAA
- a CDS encoding cytochrome C oxidase subunit IV family protein produces MSESHEAHGGTKLYWIFCVILCVITFLEWLIFEQREAWGVSKVVLVTSLSAFSLIKFVMVVGWYMHLKDDPKMIKNTFVLSLLLIIGIAAGLLALML; encoded by the coding sequence ATGTCAGAATCTCATGAAGCCCATGGCGGCACCAAACTGTACTGGATTTTTTGTGTTATCCTCTGTGTCATCACCTTTCTTGAATGGCTGATATTCGAGCAAAGAGAGGCCTGGGGAGTTTCGAAAGTTGTGCTTGTCACATCGCTTTCGGCCTTCTCTCTGATTAAGTTCGTGATGGTAGTTGGTTGGTACATGCATCTTAAGGACGACCCTAAGATGATTAAAAACACCTTCGTACTGTCTTTGCTTTTGATCATAGGAATTGCAGCTGGCCTTCTGGCTTTGATGCTATAA
- a CDS encoding cytochrome c oxidase assembly protein produces MPKLYAHEVYDRLPNEIFEVKWDWDPALIFFLLLMIFYIRALPKFKRQVVAKWQVGLFFTGVIINILALMPPIDPLADQLFWVHMVQHLMITHVGVPFMLFGVPFFIVMRGVPLWFRRYVYFPLLRSRITWLFERTIARPLPSLILFEVNYWFWHVPRFYNLALLNDYFHLLEHACFAITSMLLWRNLIDPHPMKSPIPLPARLLYLGFIMAANIILSAILTFADEVLYAYEGIPLPTWWERWGHLQDQRVGGLIMWIPGGFIMLIAMTVVFFVWAHREKQKEEAGYSAQLAEA; encoded by the coding sequence ATGCCCAAGCTTTATGCTCACGAAGTCTACGATCGTCTACCAAATGAGATCTTTGAAGTTAAGTGGGACTGGGACCCAGCCCTGATTTTCTTCCTTCTCCTCATGATATTTTATATCCGAGCTTTGCCGAAGTTTAAGCGGCAGGTAGTTGCTAAATGGCAAGTGGGGCTATTTTTTACAGGGGTTATCATTAATATCTTGGCTTTGATGCCACCCATTGACCCCCTAGCAGACCAGTTATTTTGGGTGCATATGGTTCAGCATCTGATGATCACTCATGTTGGTGTGCCATTTATGCTCTTCGGTGTGCCGTTCTTCATCGTGATGCGAGGAGTGCCACTTTGGTTTCGGAGGTATGTCTACTTTCCTCTCCTACGCAGTCGGATCACCTGGCTGTTTGAGCGCACGATAGCAAGGCCTCTGCCGTCTCTTATTCTATTCGAAGTGAATTACTGGTTCTGGCATGTTCCTAGATTTTACAACCTAGCCTTGCTGAACGATTACTTCCACCTTTTAGAACACGCCTGCTTTGCAATTACATCAATGCTGTTATGGCGTAATTTAATCGATCCACACCCCATGAAGTCTCCCATTCCGCTTCCAGCTCGGCTGCTCTATTTGGGCTTTATCATGGCAGCTAATATCATTTTGAGCGCGATTCTCACCTTTGCTGACGAGGTGCTATACGCCTATGAAGGCATTCCCCTCCCTACTTGGTGGGAGCGTTGGGGCCACCTTCAAGATCAGAGAGTGGGTGGACTTATCATGTGGATACCTGGTGGGTTTATCATGCTGATTGCGATGACAGTCGTATTTTTCGTATGGGCTCATCGAGAGAAGCAAAAAGAGGAAGCAGGCTACTCAGCCCAGCTCGCGGAAGCATAA